CCGGGTCCTCGAGCCGCGCAAGCGGATGTTCCTCGACGTGCTGGAGCGAGGCGCCCGCCGCGGAGAGGTCCGGCCCGACGCCGTCAGCCAACTCGTCGCGGAGGTCGGCCCGGCCATGCTGGTGCAGCGGTTCTTCGTGGATGGCGCCCCGGTACCCGACGCCTACGTCGTGTCGGTCCTCGACGACCTCGTCATGCCGCTGCTCCGGCCGTGGACCGAGGCGGCCTCTACGGCAGCACGACGGCCAGATCCTTCGGCACGCTCGATTTGATGTCTTCCCACTCCCCCTCGGTGACGTAGTGCCGGAGAGCCCGCAGGACCGTTTGGACCAATGGTTCCATGCCGCCCTCGACCTCGTAGGGGAACTCTCGCCGGACCCGCTCCAGAAACTCTTCCCGGTGCATCTTCACCGGCACGTCGGTTGGGTCCCAGCCTTGGAAGTAGATGCCGCGGATCAACATCGGCAGCTGAGCAGAGAGCTGAGCCGCTTCCTCGACCGTCAGTCGATCACGCAGCGCGTGCAGGACTGCCCTCAGGGCAGCGTAGGACTGGTTCCGGCGCTCCTTCGGCCAGCCATAGGCCTGCTCGATCTCCTTGAGAACTCGATTCGTCTTGTCGACAGTAGTGCTGAACGAAGCGAATCCCGTGTCAGCCATCTGCTCCGGCCCTCCTGGACTTGGCGTGGCTCACGACAAAGGGCACGTCCAAGAGCCTGCCACCCGACCCCGTGGACCCGAGCGGTCACTCGCGGCGCGGCGCCGACGTCAGGTGACGGGCGAACCAGTCGCGGGCCAGGCTGGCCACCCGTTCCAGCGCCCCTGGTTCCTCGAACAGGTGGGACGCGCCCGGGACGATCTCAAGGCGGGTCTCGCCGCCCAGCTGCTGCATCGCCTTGCGGTTGAGCTCGATGACGGCCGGGTCGCGCTCCCCGACGATCAGCAGCACGGGCTGGCGCACCTGGGGGAGGTACTCGCCGGCCAGGTCGGGCCGGCCCCCGCGGGAGACGACTGCCTGCACGGCGGCAGGCCGCGTGGCGGCAGCGACCAGCGCGGCCGCCGCGCCGGTGCTGGCGCCGAAGAGCCCGACGCCGAGGCCCTGGGTGGGCTCATACTCGACCAACCAGTCGGTCAACGCCGCCACCCGCACCGCGAGCAGGTCGATGTCGAACCGGAGGGCAGCAGTCCGGGCGTCGACCCGCTCCTCCTCTGGGGTGAGCAAGTCGGCCAGCACCGTGGCCAAGCCGGCGCTCTGCAGCTCGCCGGCCACGTAGCGGTTGCGGGGGCTGTGACGGCTGCTGCCGCTCCCGTGGGCGAACAGCACCACCCCCCGCGCCGTCTCCGGCACCACGATGTCGGCGTCCAGCACGACGCCCCCGGCGGGGATCTCCAGGCTCTGTTGGACGGCGTTCACAGCGTCTCCCTCGGGCGTC
This portion of the Actinomycetes bacterium genome encodes:
- a CDS encoding DUF2267 domain-containing protein, producing MADTGFASFSTTVDKTNRVLKEIEQAYGWPKERRNQSYAALRAVLHALRDRLTVEEAAQLSAQLPMLIRGIYFQGWDPTDVPVKMHREEFLERVRREFPYEVEGGMEPLVQTVLRALRHYVTEGEWEDIKSSVPKDLAVVLP
- a CDS encoding alpha/beta family hydrolase encodes the protein MNAVQQSLEIPAGGVVLDADIVVPETARGVVLFAHGSGSSRHSPRNRYVAGELQSAGLATVLADLLTPEEERVDARTAALRFDIDLLAVRVAALTDWLVEYEPTQGLGVGLFGASTGAAAALVAAATRPAAVQAVVSRGGRPDLAGEYLPQVRQPVLLIVGERDPAVIELNRKAMQQLGGETRLEIVPGASHLFEEPGALERVASLARDWFARHLTSAPRRE